Proteins found in one Plasmodium malariae genome assembly, chromosome: 13 genomic segment:
- the PmUG01_13061800 gene encoding STP1 protein has translation MEKCLSSERGVLGLGALSYYSRSEFRKISKHIINKIPSLINESNIDNFRMKCLELVNFLIQHKKAPLYENQNKWEGTIKYWATSYFKLIAKKHGGCFPILDNNEKNILELNYEALDFCEKKNNKISEIQCLTGRRKILGECDKTCSNKINEYNVWINNEKVNFNNKKELLKHNCKNPPSQFPTEKCNILKSNIFSTLNECRDKNSATISPSTSKEEKTPLQVVGQNIVNSPPNDKVPTKEVMQDSLEGPTQTKEETTEDQEKPPVSQPVTQVSTSDATSSSQSTSAQIQNIQSEPDTTSKASSQPENEASLSPGSNILQNSVSQITMAPSSTETISSHSGTSLPSSTSANSNGPLKILDSEKHTAITNKYTILISFLCVIVFFLFIKYALIEMFKKKKKTRRRHMKFLRLLVPSFSSNKSELFTDYRLEHPIYDDEEFIKKIKINELTKNVYLSKRKKDRSRTIIEVHMEVLEECRNEDWENNKEAFLKICLDEFTKKDYRTYPNLTYNDLITENIKCSDDITKQNILWNKWIERHRNISEKLKKVHWINNLKNEWKKELAYIQEREELKIKSPNENHKVPFIEIEKDLWKHWISKKGIIIEQYLEQEWIKQLDMDLNIMSDECVKEDTKNYIALINTEELQHKENYEELCKYIKKKLLTKLCILVLMTILEEYKKEVNFDNRESFLDISINEWKTQKYSRNKQEITENTTEYINSDIENKRNKEFHTHIRKDSFRNEIEDWIGEDDLYARSIVNNGTVEKSIDIAEKHIS, from the exons ATGGAAAAATGTTTATCCTCG GAAAGAGGTGTTCTTGGTTTAGGAGCATTGTCATACTATAGCAGATCAGAGTTTAGAAAAATTtcaaaacatataataaataaaattcctTCCTTAATTAACGAGAGTAATATAGATAATTTTAGGATGAAATGCCTCGAATTGGTTAATTTTCTAATACAGCATAAAAAAGCACCACTTTACGAAAATCAAAATAAGTGGGAAggaacaataaaatattggGCAACATCATACTTTAAGCTGATAGCAAAAAAGCATGGTGGATGTTTTCCAATTTtagataataatgaaaaaaacattttagaATTAAACTATGAAGCACTAGATTTctgcgaaaaaaaaaataataaaataagtgaAATACAATGTCTTACAGGAAGACGTAAAATTTTAGGTGAATGTGATAAAACATgttcaaataaaattaatgaatataatgtatggattaataatgaaaaggttaattttaataataagaaagaaCTCTTAAAACATAATTGCAAAAATCCACCATCCCAATTTCCAACAGAAAAGTGCAATATactaaaaagtaatatatttagtacACTTAATGAATGTAGGGATAAGAATTCAGCTACAATTTCACCTAGTACAtctaaagaagaaaaaacacCTTTACAAGTTGTAGGTCAAAACATAGTTAATAGTCCACCTAATGATAAAGTTCCAACCAAAGAGGTCATGCAAGATTCACTAGAAGGACCAACTCAAACAAAAGAAGAAACTACAGAAGATCAGGAAAAGCCACCGGTGTCACAACCCGTAACTCAAGTATCAACTTCAGATGCAACTTCAAGTTCACAAAGTACAAGTGcacaaatacaaaatatacaatCTGAACCAGACACAACTTCAAAAGCATCATCACAACCCGAAAATGAAGCTTCATTGTCACCAGGTTCTAATATTTTACAGAATTCAGTTTCCCAAATAACAATGGCACCTAGTTCTACTGAAACTATATCGTCACATTCTGGAACATCACTTCCCTCCTCGACTTCTGCTAACTCTAATGGTCCCCTTAAAATTCTAG ATTCAGAAAAACATACAGCTATCACAAACAAATATACTATTCTAATAAGCTTTTTATGtgttattgtatttttcctttttattaaa tatgcTTTAATagaaatgtttaaaaaaaaaaaaaagacaagaAGGAGGCACATGAAATTTCTGAGACTACTAGTACCTTCATTTTCTAGCAATAAAAGTGAACTTTTTACAGATTATCGTTTAGAACACCCAATATATGATGATGAagaattcataaaaaaaattaaaataaatgaacttacaaaaaatgtatacttatcaaaacgaaaaaaagacAGATCCAGAACCATAATAGAAGTACATATGGAAGTACTTGAAGAATGCAGAAATGAAGATTGGGAAAACAACAAAGaagcatttttaaaaatttgtctAGATGAGTTCACAAAAAAGGATTATAGAACATATCctaatttaacatataatgaTCTAATaacagaaaatattaaatgtagcGATGACattacaaaacaaaatattctatggaataaatggatagaaagacatagaaatatttctgaaaaattgaaaaaagtgCATTGgattaataatttgaaaaatgaatggaaaaaagaacTAGCTTATATTCAAGAAAgggaagaattaaaaataaaatctcCTAATGAAAATCACAAAGTTCCATTtatagaaatagaaaaagatcTATGGAAACACTGGATATCGAAAAAGGGTATTATTATAGAACAATATTTGGAACAGGAATGGATTAAGCAATTGGATATGGATTTGAACATTATGTCAGATGAATGCGTAAAGGaagatacaaaaaattatatagcaCTAATAAATACAGAAGAATTGCAGCacaaagaaaattatgaagaattatgtaaatatataaaaaaaaaattattaacaaagcTCTGTATTCTAGTACTTATGACCATATtagaagaatataaaaaagaggtGAATTTTGATAATAGGGAATCATTTTTGGATATATCCATAAATGAATGGAAGACACAAAAATATTCACGTAACAAACAAGAAATTACAGAAAATACAACTGAATATATTAACAGtgatatagaaaataaaagaaataaggaATTCCATACTCATATAAGGAAGGACAGTTTCAGAAATGAGATAGAAGATTGGATAGGAGAAGATGACTTATATGCACGTTCTATAGTTAATAATGGGACAGTCGAAAAATCCATTGATATAGCAGAAAAACACATTTCATAA